The following are encoded together in the Streptomyces sp. NBC_00358 genome:
- a CDS encoding coagulation factor 5/8 type domain-containing protein, protein MSRTPTDVPEPGRSTVARRTVLGAMAAGAAAPGLLALSSPASAAPAASAQQPSALPGGGDLGPNVIVFDPSTPGIQAKLDQVFHQQESAQFGTGRYAFLFKPGTYNGLNAQLGFYTSIAGLGLSPDDTAINGDVTVDAGWFNGNATQNFWRSAENLALTPVSGTNRWAVAQAAPFRRMHVKGGLNLAPNGYGWASGGYIADSRIDGSVGPYSQQQWYTRDSSVGGWVNAVWNMVFSGVQGAPAQSFPNPPYTTLDTTPVSREKPFLYLNGSEYRVFLPEKRTNARGVTWGNGTPRGSSLPLSQFYVAKPGVTAATLNAALTQGLHLLLTPGIYHLDQPIQVNRAGTVVLGLGYATLIPDNGVTVLRTADVDGIRLAGFLIDAGPVNSATLLEVGPAGASTDHSANPTTVQDVFVRIGGAGAGKATTSMVVNSRHTIVDHTWVWRADHGTGVGWDTNRADYGIRVNGDDVLATGLFVEHFNKYDVQWYGQRGRTIFFQNEKAYDAPNQAAVQNGSVKGYAAYKVADSVTTHEGWGLGSYCYYNVDPTIVQHHGFEAPNKPGVKFHDLLVVSLGGQGQYEHVVNETGAPTSGTSTVPSTVVSYP, encoded by the coding sequence ATGTCTCGAACCCCCACAGACGTCCCGGAGCCCGGCCGTTCCACCGTCGCGCGGCGCACCGTCCTCGGAGCCATGGCGGCCGGCGCGGCGGCGCCCGGACTGCTCGCGCTGTCCTCGCCGGCGTCCGCCGCTCCCGCCGCGTCCGCCCAGCAGCCGTCGGCCCTTCCCGGCGGCGGCGATCTCGGCCCGAACGTCATCGTCTTCGACCCTTCGACACCGGGCATCCAGGCCAAGCTCGACCAGGTCTTCCACCAGCAGGAGTCCGCCCAGTTCGGCACGGGCCGCTACGCGTTCCTGTTCAAGCCGGGGACGTACAACGGGCTCAACGCCCAACTCGGCTTCTACACCTCGATCGCGGGCCTCGGCCTGTCGCCGGACGACACGGCGATCAACGGCGACGTGACCGTCGACGCCGGGTGGTTCAACGGCAACGCCACCCAGAACTTCTGGCGTTCGGCGGAGAACCTGGCCCTCACTCCGGTCAGCGGTACCAACCGGTGGGCCGTCGCCCAGGCCGCCCCGTTCCGTCGTATGCACGTGAAGGGCGGCCTCAACCTCGCCCCGAACGGCTACGGCTGGGCCAGCGGCGGCTACATCGCCGACAGCCGGATCGACGGCTCGGTCGGGCCCTACTCGCAGCAGCAGTGGTACACCCGCGACAGCTCGGTGGGCGGCTGGGTCAACGCCGTCTGGAACATGGTGTTCTCGGGTGTCCAGGGCGCGCCCGCGCAGTCCTTCCCGAACCCGCCGTACACCACGCTCGACACCACGCCGGTCTCACGGGAGAAGCCGTTCCTGTACCTCAACGGCAGTGAGTACCGGGTGTTCCTGCCCGAGAAGCGCACCAACGCGCGCGGCGTCACCTGGGGCAACGGCACCCCGCGCGGCTCGTCGCTGCCGCTCAGCCAGTTCTACGTCGCCAAGCCCGGTGTCACCGCCGCCACTTTGAACGCCGCGCTCACCCAGGGCCTCCACCTGCTGCTGACACCGGGGATCTACCACCTGGACCAGCCGATCCAGGTGAACCGCGCGGGCACCGTGGTCCTCGGTCTCGGGTACGCCACGCTGATCCCGGACAACGGCGTCACCGTGCTCAGGACCGCCGACGTCGACGGGATCCGGCTCGCCGGATTCCTGATCGACGCCGGGCCGGTCAACTCCGCGACCCTCCTGGAGGTCGGTCCGGCCGGGGCCTCGACGGACCACTCCGCCAACCCGACCACCGTGCAGGACGTCTTCGTGCGTATCGGCGGAGCCGGCGCCGGCAAGGCGACGACCAGCATGGTCGTCAACAGCCGCCACACGATCGTCGACCACACCTGGGTCTGGCGGGCCGACCACGGCACCGGCGTGGGCTGGGACACCAACCGGGCCGACTACGGCATCCGCGTCAACGGCGACGACGTCCTGGCCACCGGGCTCTTCGTCGAGCACTTCAACAAGTACGACGTGCAGTGGTACGGGCAGCGGGGCCGCACGATCTTCTTCCAGAACGAGAAGGCGTACGACGCGCCGAACCAGGCCGCCGTCCAGAACGGGAGCGTCAAGGGATACGCGGCCTACAAGGTCGCCGACTCCGTGACCACCCATGAGGGCTGGGGCCTGGGGAGCTACTGCTACTACAACGTGGACCCGACGATCGTCCAGCACCACGGCTTCGAGGCGCCGAACAAGCCGGGCGTGAAGTTCCACGATCTGCTCGTCGTCTCACTGGGCGGCCAGGGTCAGTACGAGCACGTCGTCAACGAGACCGGCGCGCCCACGTCGGGCACGTCGACCGTGCCGTCCACCGTGGTCTCGTACCCCTGA
- a CDS encoding discoidin domain-containing protein, with protein MTGSRTTRRRIAAPLTAGLLAAGALVLPAQQAQAAGGVVKVTGSQGNWQLTVDGSPYQIKGLTWGPAVADAGRYMPDLKSMGVNTVRTWGTDASSKPLFDAAAAQGIRVIAGFWLQPGGGPGSGGCVNYLTDTAYKNQVLTEFPQWAATYKDNPGVLMWNVGNESVLGLQNCYSGDELERQRDAYTTLVNDITKKIHAVDPNHPVTSTDAWTGAWPYYKRNAPDLDLYAVNAYNAICDVRSAWEQGGYTKPYIVTETGPAGEWEVPDDANGVPAEPTDRAKADGYTRAWNCVTGHKGVALGATMFHYGTEYDFGGIWFNLLPAGEKRLSYYAVKKAYGADTSRDNTPPVITDLAVEGDAGKVPAGRDLTLAVKATDPDGDPITYEVLDNSMYIDQGKQLNSLPFTDLGGGRLKVTAPDRPGVWKFYVKAKDGKGNVGVETRSVRVVPPTPSGTNVAQGKPATASSYQTGGGDCPCTAAGAVDGNLNTRWASDWSDPQWLRVDLGTRTSFRHVQLVWETSYAKAYTVQTSDDGQNWTTVRSVTDGNGGVDDLDVSGAGRYVRVDGTARGTGWGYSLYEFGVYN; from the coding sequence ATGACCGGATCCCGTACCACCCGGCGCCGTATCGCGGCGCCCCTCACCGCGGGCCTGCTCGCCGCGGGAGCACTCGTCCTGCCGGCCCAGCAGGCCCAGGCGGCCGGCGGCGTCGTCAAGGTCACCGGCTCGCAGGGCAACTGGCAACTGACCGTCGACGGAAGCCCGTACCAGATCAAGGGACTCACCTGGGGGCCCGCCGTCGCCGACGCCGGGCGCTATATGCCCGACCTGAAGTCGATGGGCGTCAACACGGTCCGCACCTGGGGCACCGACGCCTCCAGCAAACCCCTCTTCGACGCGGCGGCCGCCCAGGGCATCAGAGTCATCGCCGGCTTCTGGCTGCAGCCCGGCGGCGGTCCGGGCAGTGGCGGCTGTGTGAACTACCTGACGGACACCGCCTACAAGAACCAGGTGCTCACGGAATTCCCCCAATGGGCCGCCACCTACAAGGACAACCCCGGTGTCCTGATGTGGAATGTCGGGAACGAGTCCGTGCTCGGACTCCAGAACTGCTACAGCGGGGACGAGTTGGAGCGCCAGCGCGACGCCTACACCACACTCGTGAACGACATCACCAAGAAGATCCACGCGGTCGACCCCAACCACCCGGTCACCTCCACCGACGCGTGGACCGGCGCCTGGCCCTACTACAAACGGAACGCGCCCGACCTGGACCTGTACGCGGTGAACGCCTACAACGCGATCTGCGATGTCAGGTCGGCCTGGGAGCAAGGCGGTTACACCAAGCCCTACATCGTCACCGAAACCGGCCCCGCGGGCGAGTGGGAGGTCCCGGACGACGCCAACGGCGTCCCCGCCGAACCCACCGACCGCGCGAAGGCCGACGGTTACACCCGGGCCTGGAACTGCGTCACCGGACACAAGGGCGTCGCGCTGGGCGCCACGATGTTCCACTACGGCACCGAGTACGACTTCGGGGGCATCTGGTTCAACCTGCTGCCCGCGGGCGAGAAGCGGCTGTCGTACTACGCGGTGAAGAAGGCGTACGGCGCCGACACCTCACGGGACAACACCCCGCCGGTCATCACCGACCTGGCCGTCGAGGGGGACGCGGGCAAGGTGCCCGCCGGACGCGACCTCACCCTCGCCGTCAAGGCCACGGACCCCGACGGTGATCCGATCACCTACGAGGTGCTGGACAACAGCATGTACATCGACCAGGGCAAACAGCTGAACTCGCTGCCCTTCACCGACCTCGGCGGCGGCCGGCTCAAGGTGACCGCGCCGGACCGGCCCGGTGTCTGGAAGTTCTACGTCAAGGCCAAGGACGGCAAGGGCAACGTCGGCGTCGAGACCCGCTCCGTGCGGGTGGTGCCGCCCACCCCGAGCGGCACGAACGTCGCCCAGGGCAAACCGGCCACCGCCTCCTCGTACCAGACGGGCGGCGGCGACTGCCCCTGCACCGCGGCGGGCGCGGTCGACGGCAACCTCAACACGCGTTGGGCCAGCGACTGGAGCGATCCCCAGTGGCTGCGTGTCGACCTGGGGACCCGCACCTCGTTCCGGCATGTGCAACTGGTCTGGGAGACCTCGTACGCCAAGGCCTACACCGTGCAGACCTCGGACGACGGGCAGAACTGGACCACCGTCCGCTCGGTCACCGACGGCAACGGGGGCGTCGACGACCTCGACGTGTCCGGCGCCGGCCGCTACGTACGGGTCGACGGCACGGCCCGGGGCACCGGCTGGGGCTACTCGCTGTACGAGTTCGGGGTCTACAACTGA
- a CDS encoding universal stress protein, with translation MTHPITAGVDGSPESRAALAWSGREAVRRGVPLRVVYAWHWPPHDMVGGGDREDQVRWAHGMIEDAARTVAGRHGDLPVTVDVIDSAGGDVVEALLRVAAETGTLVLGSRGYGAFVGFLLGSVGQRVISEAPCPVVLVRSEDRPEGEAGGREIVVGQQGGPEDGAPALRFAFETAAARGAAVRVVRAWSLPPVFAYSPGSLKMLDEVGGLEPYERKALAEAVQPWRERFPEVPVTQHVEMGSAGQVLLALSDRAQLMVVGRRTERSAVGGRIGSVAHAVMHHAPCPVAVVPHS, from the coding sequence ATGACCCACCCGATCACCGCGGGCGTGGACGGATCGCCCGAGAGCAGGGCGGCCCTGGCCTGGTCGGGCCGCGAAGCCGTCCGCCGGGGTGTGCCCCTGCGGGTGGTGTACGCCTGGCACTGGCCGCCGCACGACATGGTCGGCGGTGGTGACCGGGAGGACCAGGTGCGCTGGGCCCACGGCATGATCGAGGACGCGGCCCGCACGGTCGCCGGCCGGCACGGCGACCTGCCGGTCACGGTCGATGTGATCGACTCCGCCGGAGGCGACGTGGTCGAGGCGCTGCTTCGCGTCGCGGCCGAGACCGGGACACTGGTCCTCGGTTCGCGCGGATACGGCGCGTTCGTCGGCTTCCTGCTCGGTTCCGTCGGGCAGCGGGTGATCTCCGAGGCGCCCTGCCCGGTCGTGCTGGTGCGTTCGGAGGACCGGCCCGAAGGGGAGGCGGGCGGCCGGGAGATCGTCGTGGGCCAGCAGGGCGGTCCGGAGGACGGCGCGCCCGCTCTCCGTTTCGCGTTCGAGACCGCGGCGGCCCGGGGCGCGGCGGTGCGGGTCGTACGGGCCTGGAGTCTGCCGCCGGTGTTCGCGTACAGCCCGGGTTCGCTGAAGATGCTGGACGAGGTCGGTGGCCTGGAACCGTACGAGAGGAAGGCGCTGGCGGAGGCGGTTCAGCCGTGGCGGGAGCGCTTTCCCGAGGTGCCCGTCACCCAGCATGTCGAGATGGGCAGCGCGGGCCAGGTGCTGCTGGCCCTCTCCGACCGGGCGCAGCTGATGGTCGTCGGGCGCCGGACCGAGCGCTCCGCGGTCGGTGGGCGGATCGGTTCGGTGGCGCACGCGGTGATGCACCACGCGCCCTGCCCGGTGGCGGTGGTCCCGCACTCCTGA
- a CDS encoding SGNH/GDSL hydrolase family protein, which produces MSGARVRRRAVGVVSALLLAVYGPLTASAAARPGVASDTPVTHVAVSRAKHSVVTWGASADRQGAGPADRSYRLVVRTSVGGTNMRIRLSNAFGEHPVTFASAYAGLRKQGAELVHGSNRRLSFGGAASVTVPAGETVFSDPLPGELAAQSDLVVSLYVTGVQGPTTGHGMAMRTNYATAGDHAAEEGAANWTDPMGSWYWLDAVDVETPAAVGSVVTLGDSITDGWASTTDENRRWPDYLSRRLQAASGLTVKGVANEGISGNKVLADGAGQAAPNRLRRDVLSQPGVRTVFLFEGINDIKAHSGVTVDDMIAGYRQIIDRAHAAGECVVGATVMPFKGWSEYDAASEAVRQGVNDWIRHSGALDAVTDFDRITRNPYDPRLILPFFDGGDHLHPNDKGMQAMADAVDLKSLTSC; this is translated from the coding sequence ATGAGCGGCGCCCGGGTGCGCCGCCGCGCCGTGGGCGTCGTATCGGCGCTGCTCCTCGCGGTCTACGGACCCCTGACCGCCTCGGCGGCGGCGCGTCCGGGTGTCGCGTCGGACACGCCGGTGACGCACGTCGCCGTGTCGCGGGCGAAGCACTCCGTGGTCACGTGGGGTGCCAGTGCCGACCGGCAGGGCGCGGGCCCCGCCGACCGCAGCTACCGGCTGGTCGTGCGTACCAGCGTCGGCGGCACGAACATGCGGATCCGGCTGTCCAACGCCTTCGGCGAGCACCCGGTGACCTTCGCGAGCGCGTACGCCGGGCTGCGGAAGCAGGGTGCGGAACTGGTGCACGGCTCCAACCGGCGGCTGTCGTTCGGCGGGGCCGCGTCCGTCACCGTCCCGGCCGGCGAGACCGTGTTCAGCGATCCGCTGCCCGGAGAACTGGCCGCCCAGAGCGACTTGGTCGTCAGCCTGTACGTGACCGGTGTCCAGGGACCGACGACCGGCCACGGCATGGCCATGCGGACCAACTACGCGACCGCGGGCGACCACGCGGCCGAGGAGGGAGCGGCCAACTGGACCGATCCGATGGGCTCCTGGTACTGGCTGGACGCGGTCGACGTGGAGACGCCGGCGGCCGTCGGCTCGGTGGTGACCCTCGGCGACTCCATCACCGACGGATGGGCCTCGACCACGGACGAGAACCGCCGCTGGCCCGACTATCTGTCCCGGCGGCTCCAGGCCGCGTCCGGGCTCACCGTGAAGGGGGTGGCGAACGAGGGGATCTCGGGCAACAAGGTGCTCGCGGACGGCGCCGGGCAGGCCGCTCCGAACAGACTCCGGCGTGACGTCCTTTCCCAGCCGGGGGTTCGCACGGTCTTCCTCTTCGAAGGCATCAACGACATCAAGGCCCATTCCGGTGTCACGGTGGACGACATGATCGCCGGCTATCGACAGATCATCGACCGGGCCCACGCGGCGGGCGAATGCGTCGTCGGCGCGACCGTCATGCCGTTCAAGGGCTGGTCCGAGTACGACGCCGCCTCCGAGGCCGTGCGCCAGGGCGTCAACGACTGGATCAGGCACAGCGGCGCGCTCGACGCCGTGACGGATTTCGACAGGATCACGCGCAATCCGTACGACCCGCGGCTGATCCTGCCGTTCTTCGACGGCGGCGATCACCTGCACCCCAACGACAAGGGGATGCAGGCGATGGCCGACGCGGTGGACCTGAAGAGCCTGACGTCCTGCTGA
- a CDS encoding DUF1996 domain-containing protein encodes MARRSKIVSGILMSSALVLTSLGLAGVAMSADPVSGPASSPAGPAPVPAAHAMAASTLSSPEDPDGDGYILANPQVTGVVPSKADPTHRYFHEFQANCSVTRTRPDDPIVYPGQPGKSHDHTFMGNTTTEAASTTASLDAGSTSCKAPGDKSAYWMPTLLKGDTPVLPVGPQVIYYKAGVTDYTSVRPFPKGLRFVVGSPMQSAADFRNHRGFVEGWECGNSYFNVDFPQQCPNTADVQLNIRFQAPSCWDGKYLDTPDHKSHMAYPVVNPGTNNNICPDDHPVALPMIEFKMAFPVNGDMSQVRLSSGAGYSFHYDFFNVWDPPTLKALVDHCVVGGLQCDARGYDQTHPEAGAALDANYRLP; translated from the coding sequence ATGGCACGGAGATCGAAGATCGTCTCAGGAATCCTGATGTCCAGCGCGCTGGTGCTGACCTCGCTCGGCCTGGCCGGAGTGGCGATGAGCGCCGACCCCGTGTCCGGTCCGGCGTCTTCCCCGGCCGGACCGGCGCCCGTCCCCGCGGCCCACGCGATGGCCGCCTCGACACTCTCCTCGCCCGAGGACCCGGACGGCGACGGCTACATCCTGGCGAACCCGCAGGTGACCGGGGTCGTCCCGTCCAAGGCGGATCCGACGCACCGCTACTTCCACGAGTTCCAGGCGAACTGTTCGGTCACCCGCACCAGGCCGGACGATCCGATCGTCTATCCGGGGCAGCCGGGCAAGTCCCACGATCACACCTTCATGGGCAACACCACGACCGAAGCGGCCAGCACCACCGCCTCGCTCGACGCCGGTTCGACGAGCTGCAAGGCCCCGGGAGACAAGTCGGCGTACTGGATGCCGACGCTGCTCAAAGGTGACACGCCCGTCCTGCCGGTGGGTCCGCAGGTCATCTACTACAAGGCGGGTGTCACCGACTACACCAGTGTGCGGCCCTTCCCGAAGGGGCTGCGGTTCGTCGTCGGCAGCCCCATGCAGTCCGCCGCCGACTTCCGCAACCACCGGGGATTCGTCGAAGGATGGGAGTGCGGCAACAGCTACTTCAACGTGGACTTCCCGCAGCAGTGCCCGAACACGGCCGACGTCCAGCTCAACATCCGCTTCCAGGCGCCCAGTTGCTGGGACGGCAAGTACCTGGACACACCGGACCACAAGAGTCACATGGCGTATCCGGTGGTCAATCCCGGCACGAACAACAACATCTGCCCGGACGACCACCCGGTCGCCCTGCCGATGATCGAGTTCAAGATGGCCTTCCCGGTCAACGGTGACATGTCTCAGGTCAGGCTCTCCAGCGGCGCCGGCTACTCGTTCCACTACGACTTCTTCAACGTGTGGGACCCGCCGACGCTCAAGGCGCTCGTCGACCACTGCGTCGTCGGCGGACTCCAGTGCGACGCCCGCGGCTACGACCAGACGCACCCCGAGGCGGGCGCGGCACTCGACGCGAACTACCGGCTTCCCTGA
- a CDS encoding glycoside hydrolase family 3 C-terminal domain-containing protein encodes MRRTDDEAERERLLGKLTLREKVRLLTGATTWRTGAEPALGLREMVMSDGPAGVRGQSWDERDPALLLPSASALGALWDEELVERLGGLLAAEARRKGVDVVLAPNLNLHRTPLGGRHFECFSEDPELTGRTGAALIRGIQAHGVAATAKHYVANDSETDRLTVDVRVSDRVLREVYLAPFEAAVEAGVRVVMAGYNGVNGTTMTASPLLMDPLKGDWGFDGVVVSDWGAVRAGDPAARAALDLVMPGPEGVWGKELVAAVEAGRVPRAAVDDKVRRLLGLAAACGALGEPASGREVASGREVASGREVASGRAPASSPGPGPGPLREAASVPGRPEPALAAGRSERSESPSAAAWTEPAEPRFAAARSERPEPPSVSVPPQGVGPVVRPGDARELLRGAVAASAVLLHNRGVLPLDPGRLRTVAVIGAHAVLPRTQGGGSAGVFPERVVTPLDGIRAALGDRVHVRHAPGPSTGAPPSPLAPDLCTDPLTGDPGVRLRLLDAAGSELLSEHRISGRQLEPPLVPGAHTVEISALLLPGASGPWTLGVGGFGRLSVEVDEHVFLEGEFAKETDDPAVVHVNPPVHCARVPLTAGRAARVVTRRELAPGTGRATVATAAQPRPDDTVALADAVRAARDADAVVVVVGTTEHGESEGYDRTDLGLGGGQDELVRAVTAAHPRTVVVVNSGGPVELPWRAAAGAVLLTWFPGQEGGAGLADVLFGRAEPGGRLPTTWAAALADAPVTRTRPTGGRLGYTEGLHLGYRAWARHDREPAYWFGHGLGFTTWAYEGLGVPDDIVAGEPFTVRVELRNTGPRPGREVVQVYLAGPPGPLERPERWLAGYTAVNADPGERVTVPVRVPARALRYWAEEEHVWRVQPGRYRVLAGCSAGALPLTATALVRAPG; translated from the coding sequence GTGCGCAGGACGGACGACGAGGCGGAGCGTGAGCGGCTCCTGGGGAAACTCACGCTCCGCGAGAAGGTCCGGCTGCTGACCGGCGCGACCACCTGGCGCACCGGAGCCGAGCCGGCCCTGGGGCTGCGGGAGATGGTCATGTCGGACGGTCCCGCCGGAGTGCGCGGGCAGTCCTGGGACGAGCGCGATCCCGCCCTGCTGCTGCCGTCGGCGTCCGCGCTCGGCGCCCTGTGGGACGAGGAACTGGTCGAGCGTCTCGGCGGACTCCTCGCCGCCGAGGCGCGCCGCAAGGGCGTCGACGTGGTCCTCGCACCGAACCTGAACCTCCACCGGACACCGCTGGGCGGGCGGCACTTCGAGTGCTTCTCCGAGGACCCCGAGCTGACCGGCCGCACCGGCGCCGCCCTCATCCGGGGCATCCAGGCGCACGGGGTGGCCGCCACCGCCAAGCACTATGTCGCGAACGACTCCGAGACCGACCGGCTGACCGTCGACGTACGGGTGTCCGATCGGGTCCTGCGGGAGGTGTACCTGGCGCCGTTCGAGGCGGCGGTCGAGGCCGGCGTCCGGGTCGTCATGGCCGGGTACAACGGCGTCAACGGCACCACGATGACCGCCAGTCCGCTGCTCATGGACCCCCTGAAGGGGGACTGGGGCTTCGACGGCGTGGTGGTCTCCGACTGGGGCGCGGTGCGCGCGGGCGACCCGGCCGCGCGTGCCGCCCTCGATCTCGTGATGCCGGGGCCGGAGGGCGTCTGGGGGAAGGAACTGGTGGCGGCCGTGGAGGCGGGGCGCGTTCCGCGGGCGGCCGTGGACGACAAGGTGCGCCGCCTGCTCGGGCTCGCCGCCGCGTGCGGCGCGCTCGGGGAACCGGCATCCGGGCGGGAAGTGGCGTCCGGGCGGGAAGTGGCGTCCGGGCGGGAAGTGGCGTCCGGGCGGGCACCGGCGTCGTCGCCCGGTCCGGGTCCGGGGCCCCTGCGGGAGGCGGCGTCGGTGCCGGGGCGGCCGGAACCGGCTCTCGCGGCGGGCCGGTCCGAGCGGTCGGAATCGCCGTCCGCGGCGGCATGGACGGAACCCGCGGAGCCGCGGTTCGCCGCAGCGCGGTCCGAACGGCCGGAACCGCCGTCCGTGTCTGTGCCGCCGCAGGGCGTCGGGCCCGTCGTGCGGCCGGGCGACGCCCGAGAACTGCTGCGGGGCGCCGTCGCCGCGAGTGCCGTTCTGCTGCACAACCGCGGTGTCCTCCCGCTCGATCCCGGCCGGCTGCGTACCGTCGCCGTGATCGGCGCGCACGCTGTGCTGCCACGCACGCAGGGAGGCGGCAGCGCGGGGGTCTTCCCCGAGCGGGTCGTCACCCCGCTGGACGGCATCAGAGCCGCGCTCGGCGACCGGGTGCACGTCCGGCACGCGCCGGGCCCCTCGACCGGCGCCCCTCCGTCACCCCTGGCCCCGGACCTGTGCACCGATCCCTTGACGGGCGATCCCGGCGTCCGGCTGCGCCTGCTGGACGCGGCCGGGAGTGAACTGCTCTCCGAACACCGCATCAGCGGGCGCCAGTTGGAGCCGCCGCTGGTACCGGGCGCGCACACCGTCGAGATCAGCGCCCTGCTGCTTCCCGGAGCGTCGGGGCCGTGGACGCTCGGAGTCGGCGGCTTCGGGCGGCTGAGCGTCGAGGTCGACGAACACGTCTTCCTGGAAGGGGAGTTCGCCAAGGAGACCGACGATCCGGCGGTCGTCCACGTGAACCCGCCCGTCCACTGTGCGCGGGTACCTCTCACGGCCGGGCGCGCGGCTCGCGTGGTGACACGCCGCGAACTCGCCCCGGGGACCGGCCGGGCCACCGTGGCGACCGCGGCCCAGCCGCGCCCCGACGACACGGTGGCCCTGGCCGACGCGGTGCGGGCGGCCCGCGACGCGGACGCGGTGGTCGTGGTCGTCGGCACCACCGAGCACGGTGAGTCGGAGGGATACGACCGGACGGATCTGGGCCTCGGCGGCGGCCAGGACGAACTGGTCCGGGCGGTGACCGCGGCCCATCCGCGCACGGTCGTCGTCGTCAACAGCGGCGGACCGGTGGAACTGCCCTGGCGCGCGGCGGCCGGAGCCGTTCTGCTGACCTGGTTCCCCGGGCAGGAGGGCGGCGCGGGCCTCGCCGATGTGCTCTTCGGGCGCGCCGAACCCGGTGGCCGGCTGCCCACGACCTGGGCCGCCGCTCTCGCCGACGCGCCCGTCACCCGGACCCGGCCCACGGGCGGACGTCTCGGCTACACCGAGGGCCTGCACCTCGGCTACCGGGCCTGGGCGCGCCACGACCGCGAACCGGCCTACTGGTTCGGACACGGACTCGGCTTCACCACCTGGGCGTACGAGGGGCTGGGCGTCCCCGACGACATCGTGGCCGGCGAGCCGTTCACCGTACGGGTCGAGCTGCGCAACACGGGCCCGCGCCCCGGACGCGAGGTCGTCCAGGTCTATCTCGCCGGGCCTCCCGGCCCCCTGGAGCGTCCCGAACGATGGCTCGCCGGATACACCGCGGTGAACGCCGACCCGGGCGAACGCGTCACGGTGCCGGTGCGCGTACCGGCCCGCGCGCTGCGGTACTGGGCCGAGGAGGAGCACGTGTGGCGCGTACAGCCGGGGCGCTACCGGGTGCTCGCCGGCTGCTCCGCGGGTGCTCTGCCGCTGACGGCCACCGCGCTGGTCCGGGCCCCCGGCTGA
- a CDS encoding LacI family DNA-binding transcriptional regulator, with the protein MSRQAPTLEDVAREAGVSRATVSRVINGVRNVDPGIQEVVREAIERTGYAPNRAARSLVTRRSQTVALIVSGAGDTPGEEQNAFAARVFADPFFGRVVSGVVGFLRPRSMHPLLMFAESAETRSQVLTDLRQGSADGALVVSTHADDPLPALLADAGLPAVLFARPSRPVRLSYVDLAHREGARLAAEHLLKRGCRRIVTVTGPLGVAASQDRLAGFRDTMARRGHPYVPVAEGGFTLDSGMAAMSGLLAEHPDVDGVFAANDLMAQGVCQVLRERGRQVPDDVAVVGFDDSSVAVTCRPPLTTVRQPVEEMAAAMAALLDEHIRGVRTEPTSLIFDPELVIRASA; encoded by the coding sequence ATGAGCAGACAGGCTCCCACGCTGGAGGATGTCGCGCGGGAGGCCGGAGTCTCCCGCGCGACCGTGTCCCGGGTCATCAACGGTGTCCGCAACGTCGATCCCGGGATCCAGGAAGTGGTCCGCGAGGCCATCGAGCGGACCGGGTACGCGCCCAACCGGGCCGCCAGATCACTCGTCACCCGGCGCAGCCAGACGGTGGCCCTGATCGTCTCCGGCGCGGGCGACACCCCGGGGGAGGAGCAGAACGCCTTCGCCGCACGGGTGTTCGCGGACCCCTTCTTCGGACGGGTCGTCAGCGGCGTGGTGGGGTTCCTGCGCCCCCGTTCGATGCACCCGCTGCTGATGTTCGCCGAATCCGCGGAGACCAGGAGTCAGGTACTGACGGACCTGAGGCAGGGCAGTGCGGACGGCGCCCTCGTCGTCTCCACGCACGCCGACGATCCGCTGCCCGCGCTGCTCGCCGACGCCGGTCTGCCCGCCGTCCTCTTCGCCCGGCCCTCCCGCCCGGTGCGGCTCAGCTATGTCGATCTCGCCCACCGCGAGGGGGCGCGGCTGGCGGCCGAGCATCTGCTGAAGCGGGGGTGCCGGCGGATCGTCACCGTCACCGGGCCGCTCGGCGTGGCCGCGAGCCAGGACCGCCTCGCCGGGTTCCGCGACACGATGGCCCGCAGGGGACATCCGTACGTCCCTGTCGCCGAGGGCGGGTTCACCCTGGACAGCGGGATGGCGGCCATGTCCGGGCTGCTGGCCGAACACCCGGACGTGGACGGGGTGTTCGCCGCCAACGACCTGATGGCCCAGGGTGTGTGCCAGGTGCTGAGGGAGCGGGGCCGACAGGTGCCGGACGATGTCGCGGTGGTCGGCTTCGACGACTCCAGCGTGGCGGTGACGTGCAGGCCTCCGCTGACCACGGTGCGGCAGCCGGTGGAGGAGATGGCCGCGGCGATGGCCGCTCTCCTCGACGAGCACATCCGGGGCGTACGCACCGAACCCACGTCGTTGATCTTCGACCCGGAACTCGTGATCCGCGCGTCCGCGTAG